One window of Camelina sativa cultivar DH55 chromosome 4, Cs, whole genome shotgun sequence genomic DNA carries:
- the LOC104779636 gene encoding uncharacterized protein LOC104779636: MGKRLSTSTDVDSTTQNEKDSESESYDLEQVVRKKHKKAEEYHCLYENEDAYGGTPMTIFVRGFDCSLPMADIRSTLRKHFNSCGVISRIFVPAECKTGSLLGFALLNILPDKKKALALDESYLGNLKLEVGCARSLIGSRKYPNFIGCERCVRVQRTRLFERFIETRGGLIQRRSALLDSMVAESDQKAGRKPRKAMLDSTVAELDQKDQED; the protein is encoded by the exons ATGGGCAAGAGGCTCTCCACATCCACCGAT gTTGATTCTACTACGCAGAATG AGAAGGATTCCGAGTCCGAGTCCTATGACTTGGAACAAGTAGTTCGGAAGAAGCACAAAAAG GCCGAAGAATATCATTGCCTTTACGAAAATGAAGATGCATATGGAGGCACTCCAATGACCATTTTCGTTAGGGGATTCGATTGTTCCCTACCTATGGCTGATATCAGGAGTACATTGAGAAAACACTTCAATTCATGTGGAGTGATCTCTCGGATTTTTGTTCCGGCAGAGTGTAAAACTGGTTCTCTCTTGGG aTTTGCTTTGTTAAATATACTGCCGGACAAAAAGAAGGCATTAGCACTAGATGAAAGTTACTTGGGAAATCTGAAGCTTGAGGTTGGATGTGCTAGAAGTTTAATTGGAAGTCGTAAGTATCCTAATTTTATAGGGTGTGAACGCTGTGTCCGCGTTCAAAGGACGCGTTTGTTCGAACGCTTCATTGAAACTAGGGGTGGTCTTATACAGCGCAG GTCAGCTTTGCTCGACAGTATGGTTGCTGAGTCTGACCAAAAAGCTGGTCGTAAGCCCAG GAAAGCTATGCTCGACAGTACGGTTGCTGAGCTTGACCAAAAAGATCAAGAAGactaa